TGACATGGTTAAAAAGCCTTATAATCTTATTTAACTCATTATCCCTTGCTTCTAGATAATAATAATTTTTTGTTCCTTCTCTTCTCACACTTATCATATTTGCATTCTTTAATATTTGTAAATGATGTGATACTGATGGTCTTGAAAGATTAGTCTTCTGAGCAATATCACCCACTCTTATACCGCTGCAATCACTTAAAAGTAATGCACTTATAATTAACTGCCTTGTTTCATCCCCAATTGCTATTAATGCCTTTTGGCATTCTTTAAATTCTTTTGATAGCACTAATAATTCATTAGATTCATTCATTATTAAGCTCCTTCCGGAAATAAATAATTTTAATGGTTTATTGGTTTAAGCCATTATAGCATAAGTTTCTTTGAAGTGGTTTATTGGTAAAG
This sequence is a window from Clostridium sp. 'White wine YQ'. Protein-coding genes within it:
- a CDS encoding ArsR/SmtB family transcription factor, with amino-acid sequence MNESNELLVLSKEFKECQKALIAIGDETRQLIISALLLSDCSGIRVGDIAQKTNLSRPSVSHHLQILKNANMISVRREGTKNYYYLEARDNELNKIIRLFNHVNAIMKHAPDRRDDF